In Chiloscyllium plagiosum isolate BGI_BamShark_2017 chromosome 18, ASM401019v2, whole genome shotgun sequence, a single genomic region encodes these proteins:
- the thumpd3 gene encoding THUMP domain-containing protein 3 isoform X1 encodes MEKEMPVLSGDADRPIAAEVMTEVEQDPFGNGDLGMKQRDRSQENWVTVGATVPTGFENTAAEEVLEKIGSESRISKDRGKIYFEVSTDNLFQIHLLRSVDNLFVVIQEFPHYQFGETKESVLEDFRQLAPQLLWDCPLKVWELNNSLKKRKGQRRKGSRGCGLGPEASRETGKIKVGQREPAPSDQSATNDPAHLGTGLPIIHSGASGDQPDEIEESSDAVAPGVVLSDQAKISPEGLQSDNDCRPAASEDEGKGLRRFRVTCNRSGDKHNFTSMEAAREFGGAVQDFFKWKADMTKFDVEILLNIHDNEVVVAIALTEESLHKRNITHFGPTTLRSTLAYGMLRLCKPQPTDIIVDPMCGTGAIPIEGALEFSQCYFLAGDNNILAVNRSVNNINSLQKKRLEKGRVTWGMPLDVVQWDICNLPLKTSSVDVIISDMPFGKRIGSRRKNWDLYPACLQEMGRVCRPETGRAALLTQDKKCFVKAMSRMGHLWRKSHTVWVNVGGLHAAVYLLKRTSLSLDRLFQRPQDSATSEEIPCKTGAKE; translated from the exons atggagaaag AGATGCCTGTGCTCAGTGGAGATGCAGACAGACCAATTGCAGCTGAAGTTATGACTGAAGTGGAGCAAGATCCTTTTGGAAATGGAGACCTGGGAATGAAGCAACGTGATCGTTCACAGGAAAATTGGGTCACCGTTGGAGCAACAGTTCCCACCGGTTTTGAGAACACTGCTGCTGAGGAGGTCTTGGAAAAAATTGGATCTGAGTCCAGGATCAGCAAGGATCGAGGAAAGATCTACTTTGAGGTCTCCACAGATAATCTATTTCAG ATTCATCTTTTGAGATCTGTTGATAATCTATTTGTTGTTATCCAAGAGTTTCCCCATTACCAGTTTGGTGAAACCAAG GAAAGTGTCCTGGAGGACTTCAGACAGTTGGCTCCCCAGCTTCTTTGGGACTGTCCCCTTAAAGTTTGGGAATTGAACAACAGTCTGAAGAAAAGGAAGGGCCAACGCAGGAAAGGCAGCCGAGGATGTGGCTTAGGTCCAGAAGCATCACGTGAAACTGGTAAAATTAAAGTTGGCCAACGGGAGCCTGCTCCCTCTGACCAATCAGCTACTAATGATCCAGCACATCTTGGGACAGGATTGCCTATTATCCACTCTGGAGCAAGTGGCGATCAGCCTGATGAAATTGAGGAGTCCAGCGATGCAGTTGCTCCCGGGGTGGTGCTAAGTGACCAAGCAAAGATTTCACCTGAGGGGCTTCAATCTGACAATGACTGTCGTCCAGCAGCGAGTGAGGATGAAGGAAAGGGACTGCGTCGCTTCCGAGTCACCTGCAACAGAAGTGGGGATAAGCACAACTTCACCTCAATGGAGGCAGCCAGAGAATTTGGTGGAGCAGTGCAGGATTTCTTCAAGTGGAAGGCCGACATGACCAAATTTGATGTGGAG ATCCTACTTAACATTCATGATAATGAAGTAGTGGTTGCTATAGCCCTGACAGAGGAAAGTCTGCACAAGCGAAACATAACACACTTTGGGCCTACAACTCTTCGATCTACTTTAGCTTATGGGATGTTAAG GCTTTGTAAACCTCAGCCAACTGACATCATTGTTGATCCAATGTGTGGAACTGGAGCAATACCAATTGAG GGAGCATTGGAGTTCTCACAGTGTTACTTCCTTGCTGGAGATAACAACATACTTGCTGTAAACAGATCTGTGAATAACATCAACTCTCTACAGAAGAAGAGACTGGAGAAGGGAAG GGTTACCTGGGGCATGCCACTGGATGTTGTACAGTGGGACATCTGTAACCTACCACTGAAGACCAGTTCTGTAGATGTAATTATATCAGATATGCCTTTTGGAAAGAG GATAGGCTCGAGAAGGAAAAACTGGGACCTGTATCCAGCCTGTCTACAGGAAATGGGGCGTGTGTGCAGGCCAGAGACTGGCAGAGCAGCCCTCCTAACACAGGACAAGAAATGCTTTGTAAAG GCCATGTCAAGAATGGGGCACCTCTGGAGGAAGTCGCACACTGTCTGGGTGAATGTCGGAGGACTCCATGCTGCTGTATACTTGCTGAAACGCACCAGTCTTTCTCTTGACAGATTATTTCAGAGACCTCAAGATTCTGCTACTAGTGAGGAAATTCCCTGTAAAACAGGGGCAAAAGAATAA
- the thumpd3 gene encoding THUMP domain-containing protein 3 isoform X2, translated as MPVLSGDADRPIAAEVMTEVEQDPFGNGDLGMKQRDRSQENWVTVGATVPTGFENTAAEEVLEKIGSESRISKDRGKIYFEVSTDNLFQIHLLRSVDNLFVVIQEFPHYQFGETKESVLEDFRQLAPQLLWDCPLKVWELNNSLKKRKGQRRKGSRGCGLGPEASRETGKIKVGQREPAPSDQSATNDPAHLGTGLPIIHSGASGDQPDEIEESSDAVAPGVVLSDQAKISPEGLQSDNDCRPAASEDEGKGLRRFRVTCNRSGDKHNFTSMEAAREFGGAVQDFFKWKADMTKFDVEILLNIHDNEVVVAIALTEESLHKRNITHFGPTTLRSTLAYGMLRLCKPQPTDIIVDPMCGTGAIPIEGALEFSQCYFLAGDNNILAVNRSVNNINSLQKKRLEKGRVTWGMPLDVVQWDICNLPLKTSSVDVIISDMPFGKRIGSRRKNWDLYPACLQEMGRVCRPETGRAALLTQDKKCFVKAMSRMGHLWRKSHTVWVNVGGLHAAVYLLKRTSLSLDRLFQRPQDSATSEEIPCKTGAKE; from the exons ATGCCTGTGCTCAGTGGAGATGCAGACAGACCAATTGCAGCTGAAGTTATGACTGAAGTGGAGCAAGATCCTTTTGGAAATGGAGACCTGGGAATGAAGCAACGTGATCGTTCACAGGAAAATTGGGTCACCGTTGGAGCAACAGTTCCCACCGGTTTTGAGAACACTGCTGCTGAGGAGGTCTTGGAAAAAATTGGATCTGAGTCCAGGATCAGCAAGGATCGAGGAAAGATCTACTTTGAGGTCTCCACAGATAATCTATTTCAG ATTCATCTTTTGAGATCTGTTGATAATCTATTTGTTGTTATCCAAGAGTTTCCCCATTACCAGTTTGGTGAAACCAAG GAAAGTGTCCTGGAGGACTTCAGACAGTTGGCTCCCCAGCTTCTTTGGGACTGTCCCCTTAAAGTTTGGGAATTGAACAACAGTCTGAAGAAAAGGAAGGGCCAACGCAGGAAAGGCAGCCGAGGATGTGGCTTAGGTCCAGAAGCATCACGTGAAACTGGTAAAATTAAAGTTGGCCAACGGGAGCCTGCTCCCTCTGACCAATCAGCTACTAATGATCCAGCACATCTTGGGACAGGATTGCCTATTATCCACTCTGGAGCAAGTGGCGATCAGCCTGATGAAATTGAGGAGTCCAGCGATGCAGTTGCTCCCGGGGTGGTGCTAAGTGACCAAGCAAAGATTTCACCTGAGGGGCTTCAATCTGACAATGACTGTCGTCCAGCAGCGAGTGAGGATGAAGGAAAGGGACTGCGTCGCTTCCGAGTCACCTGCAACAGAAGTGGGGATAAGCACAACTTCACCTCAATGGAGGCAGCCAGAGAATTTGGTGGAGCAGTGCAGGATTTCTTCAAGTGGAAGGCCGACATGACCAAATTTGATGTGGAG ATCCTACTTAACATTCATGATAATGAAGTAGTGGTTGCTATAGCCCTGACAGAGGAAAGTCTGCACAAGCGAAACATAACACACTTTGGGCCTACAACTCTTCGATCTACTTTAGCTTATGGGATGTTAAG GCTTTGTAAACCTCAGCCAACTGACATCATTGTTGATCCAATGTGTGGAACTGGAGCAATACCAATTGAG GGAGCATTGGAGTTCTCACAGTGTTACTTCCTTGCTGGAGATAACAACATACTTGCTGTAAACAGATCTGTGAATAACATCAACTCTCTACAGAAGAAGAGACTGGAGAAGGGAAG GGTTACCTGGGGCATGCCACTGGATGTTGTACAGTGGGACATCTGTAACCTACCACTGAAGACCAGTTCTGTAGATGTAATTATATCAGATATGCCTTTTGGAAAGAG GATAGGCTCGAGAAGGAAAAACTGGGACCTGTATCCAGCCTGTCTACAGGAAATGGGGCGTGTGTGCAGGCCAGAGACTGGCAGAGCAGCCCTCCTAACACAGGACAAGAAATGCTTTGTAAAG GCCATGTCAAGAATGGGGCACCTCTGGAGGAAGTCGCACACTGTCTGGGTGAATGTCGGAGGACTCCATGCTGCTGTATACTTGCTGAAACGCACCAGTCTTTCTCTTGACAGATTATTTCAGAGACCTCAAGATTCTGCTACTAGTGAGGAAATTCCCTGTAAAACAGGGGCAAAAGAATAA